The sequence below is a genomic window from Dermacentor albipictus isolate Rhodes 1998 colony chromosome 2, USDA_Dalb.pri_finalv2, whole genome shotgun sequence.
gattgattgattgattgattgattgattgattgattgattgattgattgattgattgattttaacatTCCCAAGACAAAGGCGATGACAGACGCCTTAATAGAGGCATGCTATATAAATATTTCGGTAACCTGACGTAATATGCACCCAAAGCTCGCTGCATAAGCGTTTTTTACTTCATTTTACTACAGCCGAAATGCAGGCCGCTGCAGCGTTGGACTCGAACCGGCgacttcgtgttcagcagccGAGAGCCATAGCCCCTTGCTCACACCGAAAGTTATCCCACCAAAGAAGTGCAAAAGAGAATACCAGAACACACCAAAAGAATATCGCCGTCCTTAATGTCGCCAGCTAGGCTCGGGATGCAAGAGGTTATGCTGTTGTTTACAAACAAGAAGCGGAACTTTGTATCCCATGCTCATCACGAAACGAGATTCCATAGTCTTTTCGCGTGTGCACCCACCTTGAAAGCATTCTCCACGCCGACGAGCAGCGTGGACACAACGCCGCACGACCCTCCTATGACCATTTCACGGTGGAGACTGTTCTGTAATGGGCGAAGATGACATTAGGTGGCTATTTATTCACAACAATGTCACGCATGACTGATGCGCACGCGTTCTGAATGTGCCGAAATGGGTCTAGTCGCGGACGACGACGGCACCAATCGAATTATTACAGTGGCGCGGTCGATCTTGTAAAACAGCATTATCCGGCACCTATAGGTTTTCACATAAATTGTTGCTGTAAATGTATGAGCGAAGCATCAAGCCCAGCGTTATCTCTACATTTTAAACCCGGCCTGACATGCTGAATCCAGCGTAATATTTGAAATGTAAATAAGCAACATTTATAGAGAAAACCCTGAATAAAGCGCATTGCAGgcattattagaaaaaaaaacaataatgacCGTAGTCAATGTAAATTCGAAAAGTATCCTACACAAGTTGATGAAAAACCATGGTGAAATAGTGGACCAAGCAGCAAGCTCAGCAACTATGTATACGTCGATACCGATTGTGGAATTTGTGTGGAGCGTTGATGCATCTTAAGAAGTAATAACATACTTCCATCTACACTTATAGTAGGTCAGTGATACAATTTATTCCGTCTCTAGAACACTAGCCATTTTGCAGCGGCTTcattgcctacacatgaaggaaGGCTATAGATCTCTCCATATAAAAGTCCGCACGAGACTTCCAGATCTCAGCATCTGTAACCGTTCGCTAAATTTGGCTGCTTAAAGGACCATAACAGGCCGCATAATTATCCCTTGATAACGTCAGAATTTGGGCTTGCTTGCACATCTTTAATTTATCTAGAATAGCGCAACAAATATGAGCAATACGAAAGGGAAtgcacacagcgctgacttcgcTGAATGCACACAGCGCACACGGCTGAGTAACGTACGACGTCATTGGTACAATCCAGTGAAGTTTTAGTTACAGTATCTGGGCGTCAATGGCGATATTGAAATGGCATGCTTACACATCAGTTCCGGTTTCTCCGTGctgttctttattttgttttatttatgtatGTTTGTTATATcaataagtgttggaagtaagcGCTGTGCACGTTCTCTTCTTTCCCTATGTTCTGTAGCGCTGTTCTAAATTCAAGTAGCCCGTTATACGAAAACTTTACTAACAGTACTGTTTCACCCACAGCAGATCACATCTTCTGTGTACCGATTTCACTCTACAATACTCAACAGCGGCATAACCTTAGTCCGATGCACGTTCAATTTGTTTTTACAGCGAAAATTGTGTTCGTCTATCGAGCCGTGCAGATTGAGAATttctccctatacgtgggccgaccgcgaagatagtgcaataccgggccgactcgcggcagaggtgaagcaggctttaagcactccgccgACTTGCAAAAATAATTTGCAAGTCGGCCCGGTATataacccgtatcagatattaagctgataagaacagatgtctacgctttcgcgttccaagcgcttgcgtgtcTACTTTCCTTTCCTCCGCTCTCCCGGGTggtgttgtgccatcaccacaagcccggattccgaatctgcaagatgcagaatctatcctgcgagcgccctaattctcccttcacaagtcaagatgctgagccgtcaggcagcgggatcctgcgggagaagcctcggcgagcagcaggtttggacgtgtccgcgagtaccagacagcccggcgccgcacctcctcttgcatggaggtcaccacgcgcgcgaactttgaaccgggtggccagcgcggtcgctggttggacccctcggacgaccgtcgtgtgctgactttgtattgggccgtttgagtgacaatggttctcggggattataaaagcagcaacgcgctgcctgaaaaacaggatccgccgacccaccgggagagagtgtcgctcccgactggggtgagatgtgtcacgcgttttcgccggacgccgtcgtgcgggaacagtcgcgtttgtgtgagctctcggccccagtgccgatccgatcttgtcctgtacaatgacctgtatataatgtataaaatccctttcgttattctcatcgacgcctggctcggagtcttcgctaccaacgctctgtcacgaaacgggtgacgagcgctacgggaccacaaagtcgtaatactggtgcagcggtacaagttcgtaacactggatggcagctacgggattgaccggcatcagctacctcggcgcggtgagtgcctgaagtttacctcaaacaccagactttctctgacacaggttatagtagcttagggaaggatttggtgttgcattgtgataaccttgtgtgtttcaagcctagtaagagtgttttgaaaaccaggggatgctgagggggtaaacagggcagtgtgtgaaatacttgcatatgtcttactagtagtgttatagtagcgtacggcaggtatattcaaaaagggtaaacagcaggaggacagtgtgaacgatggagaagtacaaggtgaaggaacttctcgaaatttgtgaggagttgggcattgagttgggctcaactaaaagaaagaatgcgatccttgaggtcatgaggactggggacgtaacggcggaggaagccgcagaggcctgggcggatatcaatgaacgtcgggaaagggaggagaaggaacgttgcgagcgggaaaggagagaacaggaacgtcgcgaagaggaaaaggaggaaaggagagaaaaggaacgtcgcgaggaggaaaagagggagaaggaacgttgcgtggaggaaaggagagagattcgtgagcacgagcttaaaatgaaagagttggagacccgaaataactcgccagcgcctagtctcacttctaacggtccaagaatacgcgatcaacttccaccctttgtcgtcggagaggatatggccaaatacctcgtgaaatttgagcacgtgtgcgaacggaatagcattgagcgatccctctgggcacagaatctgttagcgttgcttcctggggaggcatcagacgtaataacttgcttatcgaaagaggcgtttgagagctacagtgatgtgaaggaagcgctactgcggaagtacaaattgtcgcccgaagctttccggcagaggttccggtatgcaaaaaagggtaaggagtcgaatgttgacttcgcgtttcgtctaaaagccgacctggtggaatggctgaagggcgaagaggtttacgacgaccgcgacaaaattgtcgaatgcatcgcgttggagcagttctaccgttgcattgatgaggatgtccggctctggctgcaagataggctcaaggaggttaagctaaacaaggcagcagagttagcggaagagtattacacccgccgcagcttgcacagcaaggcagtgcgcatagaaaaagcagatagaagagatgggttttacgggaagcccgacgaacggaaggaaatcacgcgtcgcgagtttcgggaagacgagtcccttcccaaagaaactgtaaggaatggacagaatgcatctcagaatgatgacgatggtccgaaacagcgaaacgaaatgacgcgttcttttgaaaaacggaaaccgttaacctgctacaattgcaaaaagcaagggcacatcgctgcaagctgcccagagagaattgcttttgcaacgatacaggaaactcacaagaacatacgtctattggagccctatgtgcaggaaattaaggtaaacggcaagaagtgccgagcactgcgggactctgcagcaactatggacgttgttcacccgtctttcgtctcctcgagggattttacgggagagtgcgttaggatacggcaagtggccgagaaggagagtgtctgtttaccgatcgcaacggttatcattgaaggagaatttgggaaacttaacaccgaagccgctgtgtcagccgccctcccggagcaattttcctacctcttctcaaatagctcggagcagctgctgagggatcagggcaaatcattctttgccgacgtggcgtacatggcccccacgcgatccaaagcgcgcccgctgtcgagggaacttgacttagcgtcggtgagcgaaaggcggtgcggcacacggactgatcaaggtaacttgagtggcgagcagtcacgggagaggcagagctcggacgctggcctagacgagcgggtcctggaagtgagtgggagtgacgcgtgcagtgctagccacGATATAGAcacgacgccgcaattaggcgacgcgggctccacactcgctccggtttccgccagctggcaggagcaggctgcagttgaaagggaaactcggattcgcgagcaacaggaagattgttcactagccgatctgaggaagagcgtcaaacggggagtgaaaaaaaagggggtttcatttggcaaagaatctggcttatcgtaccgccgctacacggataagcagggtcgcaaatataagcagcttcggattccgcgaaaatatcgccgggaaaaatgaatgacctcatttgcttcctcagaagtatgttttcggtccaagtgatttcaaggggaccattctatttgtaattattattgctgattaataattgtttctattttgttgtgttgttgatttgaaaactgattgtttgagccttgtgtgctagatcgtacacctgcctcttgttgcagcgggagcaaaaaaaaggggatagcgatttagttaggttgatttgaattatggctttgtctggtgtttgacgggagacagagggcacttgttcgtgttgggtgttgccttttgccggtcggttttgcaagctgcagaacgaccaagcgggaccagtggcgagaagcaaggtcttaggaacgacccgagcggagctggtcaaggtgccttggcgacgacgcggtgagcagagctcctgtcctggcgagtcggacctgggcacgtgaagttacctggcgtcccgacactggacgtgaacttggacgagcctgacgaacgtgcgcgcctggcatccgagccacgtggaggcagctcgtcttcccggcgccttatctgagggcggggatgctgttgtgccatcaccacaagcccggattccgaatctgcaagatgcagaatctatcctgcgagcgccctaattctcccttcacaagtcaagatgctgagccgtcaggcagcgggatcctgcgggagaagcctcggcgagcagcaggtttggacgtgtccgcgagtaccagacagcccggcgccgcacctcctcttgcatggaggtcaccacgcgcgcgaactttgaaccgggtggccagcgcggtcgctggttggacccctcggacgaccgtcgtgtgctgactttgtattgggccgtttgagtgacaatggttctcggggattataaaagcagcaacgcgctgcctgaaaaacaggatccgccgacccaccgggagagagtgtcgctcccgactggggtgagatgtgtcacgcgttttcgccggacgccgtcgtgcgggaacagtcgcgtttgtgtgagctctcggccccagtgccgatccgatcttgtcctgtacaatgacctgtatataatgtataaaatccctttcgttattctcatcgacgcctggctcggagtcttcgctaccaacgctctgtcacgaaacgggtgacgagcgctacgggaccacaaagtcgtaatagtggtgcagcggtacaagttcgtaacagtgGTGGTCCCGTAATGCCCGCCGGGACCGCGAGGTgaaaagaaatgcgaaccgtccatgtggCCCCGATCAGGCAAACTTGGAACGTTTCGCCGGAGCAACGGCCGGTTTCAGCGGGAGTTTGTggggaaccaattttgtgtggccAGTGTTCTGCGTGACCGCTTatggttttcgagtgaccttaCGGTCATTACTGCACTGTGGGACGTCGACCAAAGCACGATCCCATTGGCTACGGGGAAGCAGTGTGTGCCTTCGGATTGCGGTGGTgtgcgtgtctgttctacgtgccggTATTTGTTAGTAAAAGGTGTCTGGCCGCGTTTTTCAAGAATACATGGGTATGTATAACTCCGGTGCCTCATCATATTCCcaggctcaacatcgtggaggagcgactagtcgcGTCTCACCCTCCATTTATGCAtgcatacggcgtttgacgcatGGCGAcggacagttcgccattaaggggcgcacatgcacagcttcgctggtcatcttccTTCACACAGTGGAATGGCACTGCATTCTTCAGATATATCAATAAGTGTATTATCTATGACTGAGAAGCAGCATTAGCGCAGAAATCCAGTATAAGTATAATCCAGTAAGTAAGTATAGCTGATCAACAGTATAGCCGAACACCTCTGATTACATATTTTGTTCGACCACTGTCCATCGCGTCATGTTTCCACATTCCTGTGAGCCTCTATCGTATTCAGGGTACGCACAGTGCCTCTCAAATTTGGACACATCGTAACCATAACCCTATCACAAGTACAAAAATGAACTGCGGTATACAGGAACGTATTGAATTGGGTTGGTGGGGGCACATTACAGCGCTGTATCGTATTTTTTGTTCTTATTTGCTCCATTTACTTCTCGGTCCAGTACAGCAcggttgttgttttctttttctccctctcccccccctctcccccctcacacacaaaggagtgtaacgCAATGTTTTCTGAAGCGGGGCAGCCACGCTGTAGACACATCGTGCGAACAGCAGCCACGCTTTGTAGATAGCAGCCAAGCAGCCAAACAGCCACGCTTTGTAGATACATCGTGCGGACCAGACAGGCCTCCCGGAACAAGTCGGGACGCACAGACCACACACCTTGAAGCCGAACACGGGCGGCTTCACCACCAGCACGATGGCCGTCACGCACGAGGCCAGCACGGGCACCAGCACCCAGTGGCAGGGCCGGCGGCGCACGGCCACCATGGTGAACCACGTGGTCATGGGCGTGATGGCGGCCACCACGGTGGCCTCGACCACCGACATGAACTGGACGGCCATGTAGCCGAGGATGTAGGCGAGCGTGGTGAGCACGGCGCTGACGCCCAGCCGCTTCTGGGCCGAGGCCGGTCCGAAGGGCTGCAGCGTGTCGGACAGCGTCGGCATCACGCTCACCAGGATGCCCATGCCCACGAAGAACACGCACTCGGCCGAGCTGATGTTGTCGTGGCGCTTGATGGTGATCTTGATGAGCGCCAGCGCGATGCTCGAGATGCACGCGATGATCAGCGCCACCGTCAGCGAAGACGTGCGGCCCTGCGAGGTGGGCGCGCGGCATGTGACACCCTTGCGCAGTAGATCTTTTGTTTTTTGCACCCTTGAGGGTGCTAGTTTATCCCGTGGCTAACGCCCTTACCTTTGAGGCTGCGTTAAAAACGTAATGTACAGGGCAGCGAGCTCAGCATGCACTTGCGACGAGAGAAGTCGTATAGTATATAGTCGAGAGCCTGCACCACGGTAGTTATTAAAGTTTATTTCATGTATAGTCTTCGTGACGTATGTCGTAGCTATCGTCGTGTTTATTTCCCGCGAAAAGTTGCaaaatggaaaactttattcatCCCCATTAACGATTCGAGCTTATCTTGAAAAGTGTGGGCATTAGCCGCGGGAAAATACATCACCCATAAGGTATTTTGAAAGATTGGATgtgctttgtagacgatcacgaagaagaagacgggacaggcgcatcCAATCTTTGCAAATACAACGAACCAACTTGCTCAACAATGCATCCTGCTAAACCCATAAGgtagcagaatttttttttttactgtgtggTATTTGAATAAAAATCCACAATCGcacaaaaaattatggggttttacgtgccaaaaccactttctgattatgaggcacgccgtagcggaggaactccggaaattttgaccacctgaggttctttaccgtgcacctaaatctaagcacacgggtgttttcgcatttacaATCGCACAGCATGTCGTCTGTCCTGGAAATAAATTCGTATTACAGAGACAATTAATAGAaatattaataaagggaaaattagacaatCCACTCGAtcgtaacaattgctacaaaggaaacccatacgggttcctcgacagaaaaacctcgcagttgaagaaaaattcgccctgagcagggactcgaacccgggaccaccgccttttcggggcagccgctctaccatctgggcTGACCAGGCGGCTAACAGATGGTAGgaagaagtcgaatttgtcaacaacttgaagcaaaggcaagaaaaGCTTGACATAATAGTTtcgcggaaacccgcaaggtggagagaagtacttattaaagggaaaaccagacatccacccgatcgtagcaattgctataaaggaaacccaactgcgaggcttttctttcgaggaacccgtatggatttcctttgtagcaattgctacgatcgggtggatgtctgattttccctttattaattacttctctccactttgtgggtttccgcagaactactacgtcaaactcttaaTAGAAATATACCAACTCAGTTTTGACTAATAAGGTATTCTTTCGAAACTTATTTTCGGTAACTTCGCGGTGGACAAGTTGATTACCATGGGGAAGAAAATGAAGGCAGAACGTGCGTAggttttcgttgttgttgttgtttttgttgttgttgtttttgttgttgttgttgttgttttgttgttgttgttgttgttgtcgttgttgttgttgttgttgttgttgttgttgttgttgttgttgttgttgttgttgttgttgttgttgttgttgttgtt
It includes:
- the LOC135895914 gene encoding uncharacterized protein isoform X2, whose product is MDSIPAFVPEGATKKSAPRVVSFAGQDIEKTMTPEATQDVMATSPMFATPTSDPAHLTSGELQRLRLLHDEALQGRTSSLTVALIIACISSIALALIKITIKRHDNISSAECVFFVGMGILVSVMPTLSDTLQPFGPASAQKRLGVSAVLTTLAYILGYMAVQFMSVVEATVVAAITPMTTWFTMVAVRRRPCHWVLVPVLASCVTAIVLVVKPPVFGFKNSLHREMVIGGSCGVVSTLLVGVENAFKVRREHTWVILLVRIVANIVCAMVLESAFVDPGLLDSAQVLAALMVVFAGALTTLHLLVEGHEKSPVVAAHRFLQLFT